The proteins below are encoded in one region of Pseudonocardia sp. DSM 110487:
- a CDS encoding methyltransferase domain-containing protein, with amino-acid sequence MDKAFLEALIAFDRRPESVRLRRRTYELLQVEPGSRVVDVGCGGGTAVAELADLGADAVGIDAAAEAVAFARGQHPRCRFEVGDAQRLPFADGSLDGYRAEKLYHALADPDKACAEAHRVLAPGGRIVLVGQDWDVFAIDSDDPVVTRTIVTSSADEIANGRVARRYRNLLLDTGLDDVSCEVHTTVLTDPELALFTITRLADGAVRAGAVSEAQAETWLDEQRSRADRDRLFVAMPQFLVAGRRPVTPS; translated from the coding sequence ATGGACAAGGCCTTTCTCGAAGCCCTGATCGCCTTCGACCGCCGACCGGAGTCCGTGCGGCTACGACGCCGGACCTACGAGCTGCTGCAGGTCGAGCCGGGCAGCCGGGTGGTGGATGTCGGCTGCGGCGGCGGCACGGCCGTGGCGGAGCTGGCCGACCTCGGAGCCGACGCCGTCGGTATCGACGCCGCCGCGGAGGCCGTCGCCTTCGCCCGCGGGCAGCACCCGCGCTGCCGGTTCGAGGTGGGCGACGCGCAGCGGCTGCCGTTCGCCGACGGGAGCCTCGACGGCTACCGGGCCGAGAAGCTCTACCACGCCCTCGCCGACCCGGACAAAGCCTGCGCCGAGGCCCATCGGGTGCTCGCTCCGGGCGGGCGGATCGTCCTCGTCGGTCAGGACTGGGACGTCTTCGCGATCGATTCCGACGACCCCGTGGTCACCAGGACGATCGTGACGAGCAGCGCCGACGAGATCGCCAACGGCCGGGTGGCCCGCCGCTACCGGAACCTACTGCTGGACACCGGCCTCGACGACGTCTCCTGCGAGGTGCACACGACCGTCCTCACCGATCCGGAACTGGCACTCTTCACCATCACCCGCCTGGCCGATGGCGCGGTGCGGGCCGGCGCGGTGAGCGAGGCGCAGGCCGAAACGTGGCTCGACGAGCAGCGCAGTCGGGCCGACCGCGATCGGCTGTTCGTCGCGATGCCACAGTTCCTCGTGGCCGGGCGCCGGCCGGTCACACCGTCCTGA
- a CDS encoding NAD(P)-dependent oxidoreductase, with product MTRILLAGSTGVVGTRLVPLLVAEGHHITALTRSPERVPALRAAGAHPAVVDVRDTAALAATVRDTAPDVVVHQLTDLGAADLTANAELRVTGTRHLVDAALSSGARRIIAQSISWAYAGGDGPADEDTPLDLDAPEPRATSVRGVAALEAAVREAPEWVLLRYGMFYGPDTWFAPAGLRAADAKAGKLVADGDITSFLHVDDAAAAATAALEWPSGAVNVCDDDPAAARDWVPAFCASVGAPPPPVSDAPRRAWARGADNRRARDQLGWRPRHPSWRHGFELSAAAR from the coding sequence ATGACGCGCATCCTGCTGGCCGGATCCACCGGGGTCGTCGGTACGCGGCTCGTCCCGCTGCTGGTGGCGGAGGGCCACCACATCACCGCGCTCACCCGCAGCCCCGAACGCGTTCCCGCGCTGCGTGCGGCCGGGGCGCACCCCGCCGTCGTCGACGTGCGGGACACCGCCGCGCTCGCGGCGACGGTCCGGGACACCGCGCCCGACGTGGTGGTGCACCAGCTCACCGACCTCGGCGCGGCCGACCTCACTGCCAACGCGGAGCTGCGGGTGACCGGCACCCGCCACCTCGTCGACGCCGCGCTCTCCTCGGGTGCCCGCCGGATCATCGCGCAGAGCATCTCCTGGGCCTACGCAGGCGGGGACGGTCCGGCCGACGAGGACACCCCGCTGGACCTCGACGCCCCCGAGCCGCGTGCCACGTCAGTGCGCGGGGTCGCCGCGCTCGAGGCGGCGGTGCGCGAGGCGCCGGAGTGGGTGCTGCTGCGCTACGGGATGTTCTACGGCCCGGACACCTGGTTCGCGCCGGCCGGTCTGCGCGCCGCCGACGCGAAGGCAGGCAAGCTCGTGGCCGACGGCGACATCACGAGCTTCCTGCACGTGGACGACGCGGCCGCGGCGGCGACGGCCGCGCTGGAGTGGCCGTCCGGCGCCGTGAACGTCTGCGATGACGACCCGGCGGCGGCCCGCGACTGGGTACCGGCCTTCTGCGCATCCGTCGGAGCACCGCCGCCGCCGGTCTCGGACGCCCCGCGGCGGGCGTGGGCCCGCGGCGCGGACAACCGGCGCGCCCGCGACCAGCTCGGCTGGAGGCCGCGGCACCCGTCGTGGCGTCACGGCTTCGAACTCAGCGCAGCAGCTCGGTGA
- a CDS encoding type II toxin-antitoxin system VapB family antitoxin, whose product MGRTNIDIDDELVAEAMRKYGLKTKKEAVDLALRRLVGPRLSPEFIESLEGIGWEGDLDEMRRSKIQDWAQAEVREWS is encoded by the coding sequence ATGGGTCGCACCAACATCGACATTGACGACGAGCTGGTCGCCGAGGCAATGCGAAAGTACGGCCTGAAGACCAAAAAGGAAGCCGTCGATCTCGCCCTGCGGCGGCTCGTCGGTCCACGACTGTCTCCGGAGTTCATCGAGAGCCTCGAAGGGATCGGCTGGGAGGGCGATCTCGACGAGATGCGTCGCTCGAAGATCCAGGACTGGGCTCAGGCCGAGGTCCGCGAGTGGAGCTGA
- a CDS encoding PIN domain nuclease gives MELIDSSAWIEFFRRTGSRANVAVREMMQKRPGDVAITEPVMLELLAGAPGGRAFRQIEKLTGALQLLPVDAAVDYRDAAMAYRAVRNGGKTVRKTMDCLIAAVAVRTGATLVHRDRDFDVLAAALPDLRVRSLV, from the coding sequence GTGGAGCTGATCGACTCGTCGGCCTGGATCGAGTTCTTCCGGCGCACCGGCTCTCGCGCCAATGTCGCCGTCCGCGAGATGATGCAGAAGCGGCCCGGTGACGTCGCCATCACCGAGCCGGTGATGCTGGAATTGCTGGCCGGCGCGCCAGGTGGCCGGGCGTTCCGGCAGATCGAGAAGCTCACGGGCGCGCTTCAACTGTTGCCCGTCGATGCAGCGGTCGACTACCGCGACGCCGCGATGGCGTACCGCGCCGTTCGCAACGGTGGGAAGACCGTCCGCAAGACGATGGACTGTCTGATTGCCGCGGTCGCCGTGCGCACCGGTGCCACGCTCGTGCACCGCGACCGCGACTTCGACGTGCTCGCCGCGGCGCTACCCGACCTGCGAGTCCGCTCCCTCGTCTGA
- a CDS encoding MerR family transcriptional regulator — translation MKSSSEQVEMTIGELADRFGLATHVLRHWEAVGLLTPSRRVSRRRRYGRDALARVAFIQQCKELGFGLEQVRAMLDTTDPAARKEVLARHDAELERRIASATAARELIAHGLRCPAPDFIECPNFLAGIEARIPPARAR, via the coding sequence GTGAAGTCAAGCTCCGAGCAGGTCGAGATGACGATCGGCGAGTTGGCGGACCGGTTCGGTCTCGCCACCCACGTCCTGCGGCACTGGGAGGCGGTCGGCCTTCTCACGCCCTCGCGCCGCGTGAGCAGGCGACGCCGGTACGGCCGGGACGCGCTGGCGCGGGTGGCGTTCATCCAGCAGTGCAAGGAGCTCGGGTTCGGGTTGGAGCAGGTGCGAGCGATGCTCGACACCACCGACCCAGCCGCGCGCAAGGAGGTGCTCGCCCGGCACGACGCCGAGCTGGAGCGCCGCATCGCGTCGGCGACCGCCGCGCGAGAGCTGATCGCCCACGGGCTGAGATGCCCGGCGCCCGACTTCATCGAATGCCCGAACTTCCTGGCCGGGATCGAGGCCCGGATCCCACCGGCCCGCGCCCGGTGA
- the hydA gene encoding dihydropyrimidinase, translated as MTRTLIRNGLVITASDESSVDVLIEDEKVVALADPAFAQSWTADTIIDATGKYVIPGGVDAHTHMELPFGGTFASDTFETGTRAAAWGGTTTIVDFAVQSMGKSLRDGLDAWHAKAEGNCAIDYAFHMIMADVNEGSLKEMEGLVGEGITSFKLFMAYPGVFYSDDGKVLRAFQKGAETGGLIMMHAENGIAIDVLVAQALERGNTDPKYHGVVRHALLEAEATHRAIRLAQVAGAPVYIVHLSATEALAEVSRARDEGYNAFAETCPQYLFLDVDDLARPGFEGAKYVCSTPLRPAEHQAALWRGLRTDDLSVVSTDHCPFCFKDQKELGVGDFSKIPNGLPGVETRMDLLHQAVLDGHIGRRRWIEIACATPAKMFGLYPRKGTIAPGADADIVVYDPNAQQVLSAETHHMNVDYSCYEGRAITGKAETVLSRGRVVVDKGEYLGSAGHGRFLRRDTCQYLR; from the coding sequence ATGACCCGCACGCTGATCCGGAACGGCCTCGTGATCACCGCGTCCGACGAGAGCTCGGTGGACGTCCTGATCGAGGACGAGAAGGTGGTGGCGCTTGCCGACCCGGCGTTCGCGCAGAGCTGGACGGCCGACACCATCATCGACGCCACCGGCAAGTACGTGATCCCGGGCGGCGTCGACGCGCACACGCACATGGAGTTGCCGTTCGGCGGCACTTTCGCCTCCGACACGTTCGAGACCGGCACCCGGGCCGCGGCGTGGGGTGGCACCACCACGATCGTCGACTTCGCGGTGCAGTCGATGGGCAAGTCGCTGCGCGACGGCCTGGACGCGTGGCACGCGAAAGCCGAGGGCAACTGCGCGATCGACTACGCGTTCCACATGATCATGGCGGACGTCAACGAGGGCTCCCTCAAGGAGATGGAGGGCCTCGTCGGCGAGGGCATCACCAGCTTCAAGCTGTTCATGGCCTACCCCGGCGTCTTCTACTCCGACGACGGCAAGGTCCTGCGCGCGTTCCAGAAGGGCGCCGAGACCGGCGGCCTGATCATGATGCACGCCGAGAACGGCATCGCGATCGACGTGCTCGTGGCGCAGGCGCTCGAACGCGGCAACACCGACCCGAAGTACCACGGCGTGGTGCGGCATGCGCTGCTGGAGGCCGAGGCGACGCACCGCGCGATCCGGCTGGCGCAGGTGGCGGGCGCGCCCGTCTACATCGTCCACCTGTCGGCCACCGAGGCCCTCGCCGAGGTGAGCCGGGCCCGCGACGAGGGCTACAACGCGTTCGCCGAGACCTGCCCGCAGTACCTGTTCCTCGACGTCGACGACCTCGCACGGCCGGGCTTCGAGGGCGCGAAGTACGTCTGCTCCACGCCGCTGCGGCCCGCCGAGCACCAGGCGGCGCTGTGGCGAGGGCTGCGCACCGACGACCTGTCGGTGGTCTCCACCGACCACTGCCCGTTCTGCTTCAAGGACCAGAAGGAGCTCGGCGTCGGGGACTTCTCGAAGATCCCGAACGGGCTACCCGGCGTCGAGACCCGGATGGACCTGCTGCACCAGGCCGTCCTGGACGGGCACATCGGCAGGCGGCGCTGGATCGAGATCGCCTGCGCCACCCCGGCGAAGATGTTCGGGCTCTACCCGCGCAAGGGCACGATCGCCCCCGGCGCGGACGCCGACATCGTCGTCTACGACCCCAACGCGCAGCAGGTGCTGTCGGCCGAGACGCACCACATGAACGTCGACTACTCCTGCTACGAGGGCCGCGCTATCACCGGGAAGGCCGAGACGGTGCTGTCGCGGGGCCGTGTGGTCGTCGACAAGGGTGAGTACCTGGGCAGCGCAGGCCACGGGCGGTTCCTGCGCCGCGACACCTGCCAGTACCTCCGATGA
- a CDS encoding cupin domain-containing protein, translating into MQSSNSIFTSLAHQPLPAIPDDAQVMTATVEVPPGDPGTPPHRHSGPVYGYVTEGAIVWELEGEPERVIRAGEAFWEPGGDVIHYQAGNALADAWSRFVVVMVHAPGAPMLTLVDEGELAERRHLRAPRPVTA; encoded by the coding sequence GTGCAGTCCTCGAACTCCATCTTCACCTCCCTCGCGCACCAGCCCCTGCCCGCGATCCCCGACGACGCCCAGGTCATGACGGCCACCGTGGAGGTACCGCCCGGCGACCCTGGCACTCCGCCCCACCGCCACTCCGGCCCCGTGTACGGCTACGTCACCGAGGGCGCGATCGTCTGGGAGCTGGAAGGCGAGCCGGAGCGTGTGATCCGGGCCGGCGAGGCGTTCTGGGAGCCCGGTGGCGACGTGATCCACTACCAGGCCGGCAACGCGCTGGCCGATGCGTGGAGCCGCTTCGTGGTGGTGATGGTCCACGCGCCGGGCGCGCCCATGCTCACCCTCGTCGACGAGGGTGAGCTCGCCGAGCGCCGCCACCTGCGGGCCCCGCGCCCGGTCACGGCATGA
- a CDS encoding multicopper oxidase family protein, with product MGLDAGGRSPTGPAMNLSRRGFLGLLGGAAALAALPACGSGATAGSTGEVLTTAVPLPEPFRVPLPVPPVARPIGVDDAGAQVYRVTQRVADAEILPGVRTSILGYDGIFPGPTFETRRGQPVVVRYRNELPVPTVVHLHGGHTPAAHDGWPLDLVLPVGGTGDWSGHHGMVGDVAVGEREHRYPNDQRAATLWYHDHRMDFTGPAVYRGLSGFHIVRDDVEDALPLPRGERELPLMICDRAFAADGSFAYPGLDQGMRSLPGVEDDWMEGVLGDVVLVNGAPWPVHEVDAARYRLRLLNVSNARRYRLALTVPGGPDLPFVQIGSDGGLLAEPVEHVAIDIASGERYDVVVDFSVLPVGTEVTVVNGLDSGPAGQVMRFRVVRAARDDSRVPDRLAEVEPLVPPDGAPQRTFRFSRGAVGDHKGWTINGTSFDPNTSLADVPLGETEVWRFVTDVHHPVHLHLDPFQVLRRGSEGPGRYDIGWKDTVDVRPAEVVDVAVRFSDHAGRFVFHCHNLEHEDMAMMATIRTV from the coding sequence ATGGGTCTGGACGCCGGCGGCCGCTCGCCCACGGGGCCGGCGATGAACCTGTCGCGGCGCGGGTTCCTCGGGCTACTGGGAGGGGCGGCCGCACTCGCCGCGCTCCCGGCCTGCGGGTCGGGCGCGACCGCCGGTTCCACCGGGGAGGTGCTCACGACCGCGGTGCCGTTGCCGGAGCCGTTCCGGGTGCCGTTGCCGGTGCCGCCGGTCGCCCGGCCCATCGGCGTCGACGATGCGGGTGCGCAGGTGTACCGGGTGACGCAGCGGGTGGCCGATGCGGAGATCCTGCCCGGTGTCCGGACGTCGATCCTCGGCTACGACGGGATCTTCCCCGGCCCGACGTTCGAGACCCGCCGCGGGCAGCCGGTGGTGGTGCGCTATCGCAACGAACTGCCGGTGCCGACGGTGGTCCACCTGCACGGTGGGCACACCCCCGCGGCGCACGACGGGTGGCCCCTCGATCTCGTGCTGCCGGTGGGCGGCACCGGCGACTGGAGCGGGCACCACGGCATGGTCGGCGACGTCGCCGTGGGTGAGCGCGAGCACCGGTATCCGAACGACCAGCGCGCCGCCACGCTCTGGTACCACGACCACCGGATGGACTTCACCGGCCCGGCGGTCTACCGCGGGCTGTCCGGGTTCCACATCGTGCGTGACGACGTCGAGGACGCGCTGCCGCTGCCCCGCGGCGAGCGGGAGCTGCCGCTCATGATCTGCGACAGGGCGTTCGCGGCCGACGGGTCGTTCGCCTACCCGGGGCTGGACCAGGGGATGCGGTCGCTGCCGGGGGTGGAGGACGACTGGATGGAGGGCGTGCTCGGCGACGTCGTGCTGGTGAACGGGGCGCCGTGGCCGGTGCACGAGGTCGACGCGGCGCGCTACCGGCTGCGGCTGCTGAACGTCTCCAATGCCCGCCGCTACCGGCTCGCGCTCACCGTGCCCGGCGGGCCCGACCTGCCGTTCGTCCAGATCGGATCGGACGGTGGGCTGCTCGCGGAGCCGGTGGAGCACGTGGCGATCGACATCGCCTCGGGGGAGCGGTACGACGTGGTCGTGGACTTCTCGGTGCTGCCGGTCGGCACCGAGGTGACGGTCGTGAACGGCTTGGACAGTGGTCCAGCGGGCCAGGTGATGCGGTTCCGGGTGGTGCGCGCCGCCCGGGACGACAGCCGGGTGCCGGACCGCCTCGCCGAGGTCGAGCCCCTCGTCCCGCCCGACGGGGCGCCACAGCGCACCTTCCGGTTCAGCCGCGGCGCCGTCGGCGACCACAAGGGCTGGACGATCAACGGCACGTCCTTCGACCCGAACACCTCGCTCGCCGACGTCCCATTGGGCGAGACAGAGGTGTGGCGCTTCGTCACGGACGTGCACCACCCGGTCCACCTGCACCTGGACCCCTTCCAGGTGCTGCGCCGCGGCAGCGAAGGGCCGGGGCGCTACGACATCGGCTGGAAGGACACCGTGGACGTGCGCCCGGCCGAGGTCGTCGACGTGGCGGTGCGGTTCTCCGACCACGCCGGCCGGTTCGTCTTCCACTGCCACAACCTCGAGCACGAGGACATGGCGATGATGGCGACGATCAGGACGGTGTGA
- a CDS encoding permease prefix domain 1-containing protein translates to MTAAADPISAHVAELDRMLRGPAAAKRSMIAEVRDGLTDAVAGHCDRGLDPRRAAVAAVREFGTVRDVAPLLQEELTARQGRRTAQLLVVTFPATLIAWDALWMLGDGWSTPPTVLVAGLARAIDVITILITMTAAVLLLATFRDGPLPRRVTRLTGIVAALGVVGTTGTSLAMNLMTPHLAGQMYATNPATAVVLTGTAVSAALILRSAARSLRFARASRPSDEGADSQVG, encoded by the coding sequence ATGACCGCCGCGGCCGATCCGATCAGCGCCCACGTCGCCGAGCTCGACCGCATGCTCCGCGGGCCCGCCGCCGCGAAGCGGAGCATGATCGCCGAAGTGCGCGACGGGCTCACCGACGCGGTCGCGGGCCATTGTGATCGTGGGCTCGACCCCCGCCGGGCCGCCGTCGCGGCCGTCCGCGAGTTCGGCACCGTGCGCGACGTGGCCCCGCTGCTTCAGGAGGAGCTCACCGCCCGGCAGGGGCGGCGCACGGCCCAGCTGCTCGTCGTGACGTTTCCCGCCACGCTCATCGCATGGGATGCGCTGTGGATGCTGGGAGACGGGTGGTCGACCCCGCCGACCGTCTTGGTCGCGGGCCTGGCCCGCGCCATTGACGTCATCACCATCCTGATCACCATGACCGCCGCCGTCCTTCTGCTGGCCACGTTCCGCGACGGCCCACTGCCCCGGCGGGTCACGCGACTGACCGGCATCGTGGCCGCCCTCGGCGTCGTCGGCACCACCGGTACATCCCTCGCCATGAACCTGATGACACCCCACCTGGCCGGCCAGATGTATGCCACCAATCCGGCGACCGCCGTCGTCCTCACGGGCACGGCGGTGAGCGCGGCGCTGATCTTGCGTTCCGCTGCCCGTTCGCTGCGGTTCGCGCGGGCGTCCCGCCCGTCAGACGAGGGAGCGGACTCGCAGGTCGGGTAG
- a CDS encoding DUF1330 domain-containing protein: MPGYLILHGEVTDPEGYEEYKAKAQVILAEHGARYLARGGEATRVEGEWLPRFVVVEFPSYEAALAFYHSPEYQEVAEIRKRCSKSAVAIVEGLPSPTP; encoded by the coding sequence TTGCCCGGCTACCTCATCCTGCACGGCGAGGTGACGGACCCCGAAGGCTACGAGGAGTACAAGGCGAAGGCCCAGGTCATCCTCGCCGAGCACGGCGCGCGCTACCTCGCGCGGGGCGGCGAGGCCACGCGGGTCGAGGGCGAGTGGCTGCCCCGGTTCGTCGTGGTGGAGTTCCCGAGCTACGAGGCCGCGCTCGCCTTCTACCACTCGCCGGAGTACCAGGAGGTGGCCGAGATCCGGAAACGGTGCAGCAAGTCGGCCGTGGCGATCGTGGAGGGCCTCCCCAGCCCGACTCCGTGA
- a CDS encoding PadR family transcriptional regulator, giving the protein MKPDAVRGHLDGLILAVLEDGPRHGYAIIEALQARSGGRLDLPTGTVYPALRRLERAGLLSGTWSTVGGRERRTYTLTRAGRHALAGQRADWSEFSAVVNAVLRPVAGTS; this is encoded by the coding sequence ATGAAGCCCGACGCCGTCCGCGGCCACCTCGACGGGCTGATCCTCGCGGTGCTCGAGGACGGCCCCCGGCACGGCTACGCGATCATCGAGGCGCTGCAGGCCCGCAGCGGCGGCCGGCTCGACCTGCCCACCGGCACCGTCTATCCCGCGCTGCGCCGCCTGGAGCGGGCGGGGCTGCTGTCGGGCACGTGGAGCACGGTGGGCGGCCGCGAGCGGCGCACGTACACCCTCACCAGGGCCGGCCGGCACGCACTCGCCGGCCAGCGTGCCGACTGGAGCGAGTTCAGCGCCGTGGTCAACGCCGTCCTCCGGCCCGTGGCAGGCACGTCATGA
- a CDS encoding TIGR03842 family LLM class F420-dependent oxidoreductase, whose product MDVGLVLQTDPPAQTVVDLMVRAEELGFSHGWTFDSHVLWQEPYVIYPRILERTSRMMVGPMVTNPATRDWTVIASLHATLNEQFGNRTICGIGRGDSAVRVQGRPPTTLARLEESIHVIRELAEGRSVELHGTTVQIPWVADGTKLPVWMAGYGPKALDLVGRAADGFILQLADPYLVEWTVKTVRAAAEAAGRDPATITICVAAPAYVGDDLGHARDQCRWFGGMVGNHVADLVTRYGETSAAVPAALTGYIKGRDGYDYSHHGRADNRSTDFVPDEVVERFCLLGPPSAQLERLAELRELGVDQFAIYAMHDAREATIEAYGAAVIPALP is encoded by the coding sequence ATGGACGTCGGGTTGGTCCTACAGACCGACCCGCCTGCGCAGACCGTCGTCGACCTCATGGTGCGGGCCGAGGAGCTCGGGTTCAGCCACGGCTGGACGTTCGACTCGCACGTGCTCTGGCAGGAGCCCTACGTCATCTATCCGCGGATCCTGGAGCGGACCTCCCGGATGATGGTCGGGCCGATGGTGACCAACCCGGCCACCCGTGACTGGACGGTCATCGCGTCGCTGCACGCCACGCTGAACGAGCAGTTCGGCAACCGCACGATCTGCGGCATCGGCCGCGGCGACTCCGCGGTGCGCGTGCAGGGCCGCCCGCCCACCACCCTGGCGCGGCTGGAGGAGTCGATCCACGTCATCCGCGAGCTCGCGGAGGGCCGGTCCGTCGAGCTGCACGGCACGACGGTGCAGATCCCATGGGTGGCCGACGGCACGAAACTGCCGGTCTGGATGGCCGGGTACGGGCCGAAGGCGCTCGACCTCGTCGGCCGCGCGGCCGACGGGTTCATCCTGCAGCTCGCCGACCCCTACCTCGTGGAGTGGACGGTCAAGACCGTGCGCGCCGCCGCCGAGGCGGCCGGGCGGGACCCGGCGACGATCACGATCTGCGTGGCCGCCCCGGCGTACGTCGGCGACGACCTCGGGCATGCGCGCGACCAGTGCCGCTGGTTCGGCGGGATGGTCGGCAACCACGTCGCCGACCTCGTCACGCGCTACGGCGAGACGTCGGCCGCCGTGCCCGCTGCGCTCACCGGCTACATCAAGGGCCGCGACGGCTACGACTACAGCCACCACGGCCGCGCCGACAACCGGTCCACCGACTTCGTGCCCGACGAGGTGGTCGAGCGGTTCTGCCTGCTCGGCCCGCCGTCCGCGCAGCTGGAACGGCTCGCCGAGCTGAGGGAGCTGGGTGTGGACCAGTTCGCGATCTACGCCATGCACGACGCCCGCGAAGCGACGATCGAGGCATACGGAGCGGCGGTCATCCCCGCCCTCCCCTGA
- a CDS encoding PLP-dependent aminotransferase family protein, translating to MTAGFVRGLDLHLDVGEGRGRGRALEAALREAVRSGRLAPGARLPGSRSLAVDLGLSRGTVVQVFGQLVAEGWLVGVAGSGTVVGPVSAGSPLPEPEGRPAPTVSGPGIDLRPGRPDLSAFPRTPWARAVRRALAGSAASLDYVEPAGLPVLRAAVAEHVGRTRGVRASPDAVVVTAGFTQALALLARVAQRLGMRQAGVEDPGFARHREVLGAGGLNPVPLPVDDAGADPGALPDEPALTLLTPAHQHPYGVVLAPARRAATVEWARRCDGFVVEDDYDGEFRYDRQPVGAMQPLDPERIVFAGSVSKTLAPGMRLGWLVVPRALRAPLEAEMTAFGAGVPAVDQLALADLLSRGEYDRHVRRMRLVYRARRQELGARLAAIGAPPPAGVAAGLHALLPLTSAEEERQTVKAAQRAGVRLHGLHTGHYWHRPAPDRPGALVIGYATPAGHAWRGALDALTELLR from the coding sequence GTGACCGCGGGATTCGTCCGCGGGCTCGACCTGCACCTGGACGTCGGCGAGGGCCGGGGGCGCGGGCGCGCGCTGGAGGCCGCGCTGCGCGAGGCGGTGCGATCGGGCCGCCTCGCCCCTGGCGCCCGGTTGCCGGGCTCACGCAGCCTCGCCGTCGATCTCGGCCTGTCTCGCGGGACGGTCGTGCAGGTGTTCGGCCAGCTCGTGGCGGAGGGCTGGCTCGTCGGGGTGGCGGGCTCGGGCACGGTGGTTGGCCCGGTCTCGGCCGGTTCCCCGCTGCCCGAGCCGGAGGGCCGGCCGGCCCCGACCGTCAGCGGTCCCGGGATCGACCTCCGCCCGGGACGGCCCGATCTCAGCGCGTTCCCCCGCACACCGTGGGCCCGTGCCGTCCGGAGGGCGCTCGCGGGGAGCGCCGCCTCGCTGGACTACGTCGAGCCCGCCGGCCTTCCGGTGCTGCGTGCCGCTGTCGCCGAGCACGTCGGGCGCACGCGCGGGGTTCGGGCGAGCCCGGACGCCGTGGTCGTGACGGCCGGGTTCACGCAGGCGCTTGCGCTGCTGGCCCGGGTCGCGCAGCGGCTCGGGATGCGGCAAGCCGGGGTCGAGGATCCGGGCTTCGCCCGCCACCGCGAGGTGCTCGGTGCCGGCGGGCTGAACCCGGTTCCCCTGCCCGTGGACGATGCGGGTGCCGACCCGGGCGCGCTGCCGGACGAGCCGGCGCTCACGCTGCTCACGCCGGCTCACCAGCATCCGTACGGCGTGGTGCTGGCACCGGCACGGCGGGCCGCGACGGTCGAATGGGCCCGTCGCTGCGACGGCTTCGTCGTGGAGGACGACTACGACGGCGAGTTCCGCTACGACCGCCAGCCCGTCGGGGCGATGCAGCCGCTGGATCCCGAGCGCATCGTGTTCGCCGGCAGTGTGAGCAAGACCCTCGCCCCCGGCATGCGGCTGGGCTGGCTGGTGGTCCCGCGGGCGCTGCGCGCGCCGCTGGAAGCCGAGATGACGGCGTTCGGCGCCGGGGTCCCGGCCGTCGACCAGCTCGCCCTCGCCGACCTGCTCTCCCGAGGCGAGTACGACCGGCACGTGCGGCGGATGCGCCTGGTCTACCGGGCGCGGCGGCAGGAGCTCGGTGCCCGGCTCGCGGCGATCGGCGCGCCGCCGCCCGCGGGAGTGGCGGCGGGCCTGCACGCGCTGCTCCCGCTCACCTCGGCGGAGGAGGAACGGCAGACCGTGAAGGCCGCGCAGCGGGCCGGTGTGCGCCTGCACGGCCTGCACACCGGCCACTACTGGCACCGGCCTGCCCCGGACCGGCCAGGGGCGTTGGTGATCGGCTACGCCACGCCGGCCGGGCACGCGTGGCGCGGTGCGCTCGACGCGCTCACCGAGCTGCTGCGCTGA